A genomic region of Dickeya solani IPO 2222 contains the following coding sequences:
- the xerC gene encoding tyrosine recombinase XerC: MNPDSPLSAPAEAFLRYLRVERQLSPLTQSSYAHQLQVIIDMLSASGIADWQALDAAGVRAVVARSKRDGLNAASLAQRLSALRSFLDWLVGRGELKANPARGVPAPKAGRHLPKNMDVDEMSRLLDIDLSDPLAVRDRAMLEVMYGAGLRLAELVGLDCGHIDLDSGEVWVMGKGSKERKLPIGATAVTWLRHWLAIRDIYAPEDDAIFISSLGKRISMRNVQKRFAEWGVKQGVNSHVHPHKLRHSFATHMLESSGDLRAVQELLGHANLSTTQIYTHLDFQHLASVYDAAHPRARRGKP; this comes from the coding sequence ATGAACCCCGATTCCCCCCTGTCGGCGCCGGCCGAAGCCTTTCTGCGTTACCTGCGGGTTGAGCGGCAACTGAGCCCGCTGACGCAAAGCAGCTATGCACATCAGTTACAGGTGATTATCGACATGTTGTCGGCGTCCGGCATTGCCGACTGGCAGGCGCTGGATGCCGCCGGTGTGCGAGCGGTGGTGGCGCGCAGCAAACGCGACGGGCTGAACGCCGCCAGTCTGGCGCAACGTCTGTCGGCATTACGCAGCTTTCTTGACTGGCTGGTTGGACGCGGCGAACTCAAGGCCAATCCTGCCCGCGGCGTGCCGGCGCCGAAAGCGGGTCGGCATCTGCCCAAAAATATGGATGTGGATGAAATGAGCCGCCTGCTGGATATCGACCTCAGCGATCCGCTGGCGGTGCGCGATCGCGCCATGCTGGAAGTGATGTACGGCGCCGGGCTGCGTCTGGCGGAACTGGTCGGGCTGGACTGCGGTCACATCGATCTGGACAGCGGCGAAGTCTGGGTAATGGGGAAAGGCAGTAAAGAGCGCAAACTGCCGATCGGCGCAACCGCCGTCACCTGGCTGCGGCATTGGCTGGCGATACGGGATATTTATGCGCCGGAAGACGACGCGATATTCATCTCCAGCCTCGGTAAGCGCATTTCCATGCGCAACGTACAGAAGCGCTTTGCTGAATGGGGCGTCAAGCAGGGCGTGAACAGCCATGTTCACCCGCACAAGTTGCGGCACTCGTTTGCCACCCACATGCTGGAGTCCAGCGGCGACCTGCGCGCCGTGCAGGAACTACTGGGTCATGCTAACCTCTCCACCACCCAGATCTATACCCATCTGGATTTTCAACATCTGGCATCGGTGTACGATGCCGCGCACCCACGCGCCAGACGAGGTAAACCCTGA
- the hemC gene encoding hydroxymethylbilane synthase, with protein sequence MVDTILRIATRQSPLALWQAHFVQQRLEACHPGLRVELVPMVTRGDVLLDTPLAKVGGKGLFVKELELALLENRADIAVHSMKDVPIEFPEGLGLVTICERDDPRDAFVSNHYATLDDLPVGACVGTSSLRRQCQLRAHRPDLTVRDLRGNVGTRLSKLDNGDYDAIILAVAGLKRLGLEDRIRTALSPEQSLPAVGQGAVGVECRLDDARTRALLAPLNHDDTATRVLAERAMNTRLEGGCQVPIGSYAELQDGDTLWLRALVGAPDGSRIIYAERRGLRQDAEQLGIALADELLERGARDILQSVYGEASS encoded by the coding sequence ATGGTAGACACTATTCTAAGAATTGCCACCCGACAGAGCCCGCTTGCGCTGTGGCAGGCCCATTTTGTTCAACAACGGCTGGAAGCCTGCCACCCCGGTTTGCGGGTGGAACTGGTACCGATGGTCACCCGCGGCGATGTGCTGCTGGATACGCCGCTGGCCAAAGTGGGCGGCAAAGGGTTGTTTGTCAAAGAACTGGAACTGGCGCTGCTGGAAAACCGTGCTGATATCGCGGTGCATTCAATGAAGGATGTGCCGATCGAATTTCCCGAGGGTCTGGGGTTGGTCACCATCTGCGAGCGTGACGACCCGCGCGACGCCTTTGTCTCCAATCATTATGCCACGCTGGATGATCTGCCTGTCGGCGCCTGCGTCGGCACCTCCAGCCTGCGCCGCCAGTGCCAGTTGCGCGCCCATCGTCCGGACCTGACGGTCCGCGATCTGCGCGGCAACGTCGGCACCCGTCTGTCCAAACTGGATAACGGCGACTACGACGCGATCATTCTGGCGGTCGCCGGGCTGAAACGCCTGGGTCTGGAAGACCGCATCCGCACTGCGCTCAGTCCAGAGCAATCGTTGCCGGCGGTCGGTCAGGGCGCCGTCGGCGTGGAGTGTCGGCTGGACGACGCCCGAACCCGTGCGTTGCTGGCGCCGCTTAACCACGATGATACCGCGACGCGCGTGCTGGCCGAGCGCGCCATGAACACCCGGCTGGAAGGCGGTTGCCAGGTTCCTATCGGCAGCTACGCCGAACTGCAGGACGGCGATACGCTGTGGCTGCGGGCGCTGGTGGGCGCGCCGGACGGCAGCCGCATTATTTACGCGGAGCGCCGTGGTCTGCGTCAGGATGCAGAGCAACTTGGCATCGCCCTGGCGGACGAACTGCTTGAACGCGGCGCACGCGACATTCTGCAATCCGTTTATGGAGAAGCCTCGTCATGA
- the hemD gene encoding uroporphyrinogen-III synthase, producing MTILVTRPSPAGEQLVARLRMAGLQAYHSPLIEFFPGSELPQLPAMLQALRPGDLVFALSQQVVEYADPALSRAGTGWPKALTYFAVGRSTGLALHTVSGLLVHYPPERATSETLLQSPALQQVAGKQALLLRGNGGRELLGDTLQQRGAQVRYCECYQRNPVVYDGAEQCQRWQHLGIDTLVITSGEMLQQFYTLVPDYYRTAWLLGCRVVVVSERLADMARELGWRDIRIADNADNDALMRALQ from the coding sequence ATGACGATTCTGGTTACCCGTCCCTCCCCTGCGGGTGAGCAGTTGGTAGCCCGTCTTAGAATGGCTGGCCTGCAGGCCTACCACAGTCCATTAATCGAATTTTTCCCGGGCAGCGAATTACCGCAACTGCCCGCCATGCTGCAAGCGCTGCGCCCCGGCGATCTGGTATTCGCCCTGTCGCAACAGGTTGTGGAATACGCTGACCCGGCGCTATCACGCGCCGGAACCGGTTGGCCCAAAGCGCTCACCTATTTTGCGGTGGGGCGCTCCACCGGGCTGGCGCTGCATACCGTCAGCGGTTTGCTGGTGCACTACCCGCCGGAGCGCGCGACCAGCGAAACGTTATTGCAGTCGCCGGCGTTACAGCAGGTAGCAGGCAAACAGGCGCTGCTATTGCGTGGCAACGGCGGCCGAGAACTGCTGGGCGATACGTTGCAGCAGCGCGGCGCGCAGGTACGTTACTGCGAATGCTATCAACGCAATCCGGTGGTTTACGACGGTGCGGAACAATGCCAGCGCTGGCAACACCTCGGCATCGATACGCTGGTGATCACCAGCGGAGAAATGCTGCAACAGTTCTATACTTTAGTGCCTGATTATTATCGAACTGCCTGGCTACTGGGTTGCCGGGTCGTCGTCGTCAGCGAGCGTCTGGCCGACATGGCCCGCGAACTGGGCTGGCGTGATATTCGGATCGCCGATAATGCGGATAACGATGCGTTGATGCGGGCGCTGCAGTGA
- a CDS encoding DUF484 domain-containing protein has protein sequence MKNVEEQAERQALTDDLVLQYLHQHPDFFIRHAHQTETMRIPHPVRGSVSLVEWQLARQRNRIQYLEEEIALLTEQATRNEELFSQLLQLQMALSTAASLQELLDRLHRWARKLGLSGAAIRLFADRWRIGAPSDFTHLALNRTVFEPLRIQRLGERHHYLGTLNGPELLLLLPQARHVGSVALSLMGKNGDLGLLIFSSRDSHHYQDGMGTDLLQHLATIIPVLLERWIERL, from the coding sequence ATGAAGAACGTGGAAGAGCAGGCTGAACGTCAGGCGCTGACTGACGATCTGGTGTTGCAATACCTGCACCAGCACCCTGACTTTTTCATTCGCCATGCCCACCAGACTGAGACCATGCGTATTCCGCATCCGGTGCGTGGCAGCGTGTCGCTGGTGGAGTGGCAGCTCGCTCGTCAGCGCAACCGCATCCAGTATCTGGAAGAAGAGATCGCCTTGCTGACGGAACAGGCTACCCGCAATGAGGAACTGTTCAGCCAGCTATTGCAATTGCAGATGGCGCTCTCTACTGCCGCTTCGCTGCAGGAACTGCTCGACCGGCTGCACCGCTGGGCGCGCAAACTGGGGCTGTCGGGCGCGGCGATCCGCCTGTTTGCCGATCGCTGGCGTATCGGCGCGCCTTCCGATTTTACCCATCTGGCGCTTAACCGCACGGTGTTTGAACCGCTACGTATCCAGCGGCTGGGCGAGCGGCATCATTATCTTGGCACGCTGAACGGTCCCGAACTGTTGCTGCTGTTGCCGCAGGCGCGCCATGTCGGCTCGGTGGCGCTGTCGCTGATGGGAAAAAACGGCGATCTGGGATTGCTGATTTTCAGCAGCCGCGACAGCCACCACTATCAGGACGGCATGGGCACCGATCTGCTGCAACACCTGGCGACGATTATCCCGGTATTGCTGGAACGATGGATTGAACGCCTATGA
- a CDS encoding class I adenylate cyclase, with translation MYFYIETLKQRLDAINQLRVDRALEAMKPAFQQVYSLLPVLLHHHHPLMPGYLEGKVPHGICLFSPDEKQQHYLDSVELRWGELSAPDRKGELPITGVYSMGSTSSIGQSCSSDLDIWVCHQSWLDSEERQRLQQKCSLLEKWAAVQGVDVSFFLMDENRFRHNESGSLGGEDCGSTQHILLLDEFYRTAVRMAGKRILWNMVPVEEEAHYDEFVLSLYARGALAPNEWLDLGGLSALSAEEYFGASLWQLYKSIDSPYKAVLKTLLLEAYSWEYPNTRLLSSEIKARLHKGEIVSFGLDPYCMMLERVTQYLNAINDPTRLDLVRRCFYLKVCEKLSRDRACTVWRRQILTQMVQEWGWSDERLVMLDNRANWKIGQVREAHNELLDAMMQSYRNLIRFARRNNLSVSASPQDIGVLTRKLYAAFEALPGKVTLVNPQISPDLSETNLTFIYVPAGRANRSGWYLYNQAPSMDAIISHQPLEYNRYLNKLVAWAYFNGLLTSSTRLHIKGHELCDIARLQELVSDVSSHFPLRVAAPTPKALYSPCEIRHLAIIVNLEHDPTATFRNQVVHFDFRQLDVFSFGQQQQCLVGSIDLLYRNSWNEVRTLHFSGEQAMLEALKTILGKMHQDAALPESLEVFCYSQHLRGLIRTRVQQLVSECIELRLSSTRQEPGRFKAVKVAGETWGLFFERLSVSAQKLENAVEFYGAISNNKLQGLPVQVETNHIHLPPVVDGVASEGIIQFFFEDQHDNQGFNIYILDESNRVEVYHHCEGSKEELVRDVSRFYSSSHDRFTYGSSFINFNLPQFYQIVQLDDRTQVIPFRSSALSHLCVTPSSEDKKNLVLSQRLQML, from the coding sequence TTGTACTTCTACATCGAGACACTGAAGCAAAGACTGGATGCGATCAACCAACTGCGTGTGGATCGTGCTCTGGAAGCAATGAAACCCGCTTTTCAGCAGGTTTACAGTCTTTTGCCAGTTTTATTACATCATCACCACCCGTTGATGCCTGGCTATCTGGAAGGCAAGGTTCCGCACGGCATTTGTCTTTTCTCCCCCGATGAAAAGCAGCAGCACTATCTCGACAGCGTGGAATTGCGCTGGGGTGAGCTGTCTGCGCCGGATCGCAAAGGCGAACTGCCGATCACCGGCGTCTATTCCATGGGCAGCACCTCGTCCATCGGGCAGAGTTGCAGTTCCGATCTCGACATCTGGGTCTGCCACCAATCCTGGCTGGACAGCGAAGAGCGTCAGCGGCTGCAGCAGAAATGCTCGCTGTTGGAAAAATGGGCGGCGGTGCAAGGCGTAGACGTCAGTTTCTTCCTGATGGATGAAAACCGTTTCCGCCATAACGAGAGCGGCAGCCTCGGCGGCGAGGATTGCGGCTCCACCCAGCATATCCTGTTGCTGGACGAATTTTATCGCACCGCGGTGCGCATGGCGGGCAAGCGCATTCTGTGGAACATGGTGCCGGTGGAAGAAGAAGCCCACTATGATGAATTCGTGCTTTCCCTGTATGCCCGCGGTGCATTGGCGCCGAATGAATGGCTGGATTTGGGCGGGCTGAGCGCGCTGTCGGCGGAAGAGTACTTTGGCGCCAGCCTGTGGCAGTTGTATAAAAGCATCGACTCGCCCTACAAGGCGGTGCTGAAGACCCTGTTGCTGGAAGCCTACTCCTGGGAATACCCCAATACCCGCCTGCTGTCGAGCGAGATCAAAGCGCGCCTGCATAAAGGCGAGATCGTTTCCTTCGGGCTGGATCCCTACTGCATGATGCTGGAGCGCGTGACCCAGTATCTGAACGCGATCAATGACCCGACCCGACTGGATCTGGTGCGTCGCTGTTTCTACCTCAAAGTGTGTGAGAAACTCTCCCGCGATCGCGCCTGCACTGTCTGGCGCCGCCAGATCCTGACGCAAATGGTGCAGGAATGGGGATGGAGCGACGAACGGCTGGTGATGCTGGACAATCGCGCCAACTGGAAAATTGGGCAGGTGCGCGAAGCGCACAACGAACTGCTGGATGCGATGATGCAAAGCTATCGCAACCTGATCCGTTTCGCCCGCCGCAATAATCTGAGCGTCAGCGCCAGTCCGCAAGATATCGGGGTGCTGACTCGCAAACTGTATGCCGCCTTCGAGGCGTTGCCGGGCAAGGTGACGTTGGTGAACCCGCAGATTTCGCCCGATCTGTCGGAAACGAATCTCACCTTTATCTACGTTCCGGCGGGGCGCGCCAATCGTTCCGGCTGGTACCTGTACAATCAGGCGCCGTCGATGGATGCCATCATCAGCCATCAGCCGCTGGAATATAACCGCTATCTCAACAAGCTGGTGGCCTGGGCCTATTTCAACGGTTTGTTGACGTCGTCCACCCGTTTGCACATCAAAGGGCACGAACTGTGCGATATCGCCCGGCTGCAGGAGCTGGTGTCGGATGTGTCCAGCCACTTCCCGTTGCGTGTGGCGGCTCCTACGCCGAAAGCGCTGTACAGCCCGTGTGAAATTCGTCATCTGGCGATTATCGTCAATCTGGAGCATGACCCGACGGCGACGTTCCGCAATCAGGTGGTGCATTTTGATTTTCGTCAGTTGGACGTCTTTAGCTTTGGCCAGCAGCAGCAGTGTCTGGTCGGCAGTATCGATTTGTTGTACCGCAATTCCTGGAATGAAGTGCGAACCCTGCATTTCAGCGGCGAGCAGGCAATGCTGGAGGCGCTGAAAACCATTCTTGGCAAAATGCATCAGGACGCCGCGCTGCCGGAATCGCTGGAGGTGTTCTGTTACAGCCAGCATTTGCGCGGGTTGATCCGGACCCGTGTGCAGCAACTGGTGTCCGAATGTATTGAACTGCGTCTGTCCAGCACCCGTCAGGAGCCCGGTCGCTTCAAAGCGGTGAAAGTCGCGGGCGAGACCTGGGGATTATTCTTCGAACGCCTGAGCGTGTCGGCCCAGAAACTGGAAAATGCGGTGGAGTTCTACGGCGCGATTTCCAACAACAAGTTGCAGGGGCTGCCGGTTCAGGTGGAAACCAATCACATCCATCTGCCGCCGGTGGTGGACGGTGTCGCCAGCGAAGGGATTATCCAGTTCTTCTTTGAAGATCAACATGATAATCAGGGTTTTAATATCTATATTCTGGATGAGTCGAACCGGGTGGAAGTCTATCACCATTGCGAAGGCAGTAAGGAAGAGCTGGTGCGCGATGTCAGCCGTTTCTACTCCTCATCGCACGATCGCTTTACCTACGGCTCCAGCTTCATCAATTTCAATCTGCCGCAGTTCTATCAGATTGTTCAGTTGGACGACCGCACACAGGTGATCCCGTTCCGCAGCAGCGCGCTGTCTCATCTGTGCGTCACGCCATCGTCTGAAGACAAGAAGAATCTGGTGCTGAGCCAGCGCTTACAGATGCTCTGA
- the yigB gene encoding 5-amino-6-(5-phospho-D-ribitylamino)uracil phosphatase YigB, whose product MYFYRPLGRIEAITFDLDDTLYDNDEVIRRTEQESLRFLQNYHPGLRTFTSEGLRQLRQELLAQEPEIYHDATHWRWRSVHLAMTRVGMSPDDAAAGADAVMVEFAHWRSRITVSQETHDTLRALGQRWPLVAITNGNADPHACGLGDYFRFILRAGPDGRSKPWHDMYHLAAERLNLPLHNLLHVGDDLTTDVAGAIRSGVQSCWINLRDGNLMQIHDSRLLPHVEIFSLASLTTLL is encoded by the coding sequence ATGTATTTTTATCGCCCACTGGGTCGAATTGAGGCCATCACGTTCGATTTGGACGATACCCTGTACGATAACGATGAGGTTATCCGGCGAACGGAGCAGGAGTCGTTACGGTTTTTGCAGAACTATCACCCTGGGTTGCGGACGTTCACCAGCGAAGGCCTGCGTCAGCTGCGGCAGGAACTGCTGGCGCAAGAGCCGGAGATTTATCACGATGCCACGCACTGGCGCTGGCGTTCCGTACATCTGGCGATGACCCGGGTGGGGATGTCGCCGGATGACGCGGCCGCTGGCGCGGACGCAGTGATGGTGGAATTCGCCCATTGGCGCAGCCGTATCACCGTGTCGCAGGAAACCCACGACACATTGCGTGCGCTGGGGCAACGCTGGCCGCTGGTGGCCATCACCAACGGTAACGCCGATCCGCATGCCTGCGGTCTTGGCGATTATTTCCGGTTTATTTTGCGCGCCGGCCCGGATGGACGCTCAAAGCCCTGGCACGATATGTATCATCTGGCCGCCGAACGGCTGAATTTACCGTTGCACAACCTGCTGCATGTGGGGGATGATCTGACCACCGACGTGGCCGGCGCGATTCGCAGCGGCGTACAATCCTGCTGGATTAACCTGCGTGACGGCAACCTGATGCAGATTCACGATTCCCGGCTGCTGCCGCATGTGGAAATTTTCAGCTTGGCATCGCTCACCACGTTGCTATAA
- the dapF gene encoding diaminopimelate epimerase: MQFSKMHGLGNDFMVVDAVTQNVYFSPELIRRLSDRHCGVGFDQLLIVEPPYDPELDFHYRIFNADGSEVAQCGNGARCFARFVRLKGLTSKREINVSTHNGRMVLSVTEDELVQVNMGEPNFEPQQVPFRAAKPEKTYILRVAEHTVLCGAVSMGNPHCVIQVDNVDTAPVETLGPLLESHERFPERANVGFMQVVDPGLIRLRVFERGAGETQACGSGACGAVAVGIQQGLLAADVKVQLPGGELEIHWDGPGHPLFMTGPATHVYDGFMHL, encoded by the coding sequence ATGCAGTTCTCGAAAATGCACGGTCTGGGCAATGATTTCATGGTTGTCGATGCCGTGACGCAGAATGTCTACTTTTCACCGGAGCTGATCCGTCGCTTGTCGGACCGGCATTGCGGGGTGGGGTTCGATCAGTTATTGATCGTTGAGCCGCCCTACGATCCCGAACTGGATTTTCATTACCGAATTTTCAATGCGGATGGCAGCGAAGTGGCGCAGTGTGGTAATGGCGCTCGCTGCTTTGCCCGTTTCGTACGCCTGAAAGGGCTGACCAGCAAGCGTGAGATCAACGTCAGTACGCATAACGGCCGTATGGTGTTGTCGGTGACGGAAGACGAGCTGGTGCAGGTGAACATGGGCGAACCCAACTTCGAGCCGCAGCAGGTGCCGTTCCGCGCCGCTAAGCCGGAAAAAACGTATATTCTGCGTGTCGCCGAGCACACGGTGCTGTGCGGCGCGGTGTCGATGGGCAACCCGCATTGCGTGATCCAGGTGGATAATGTGGATACTGCGCCGGTAGAGACGCTCGGGCCGTTGCTGGAAAGCCACGAACGTTTTCCGGAACGCGCCAATGTCGGTTTTATGCAGGTGGTTGACCCCGGCCTTATCCGGTTGCGCGTGTTCGAGCGCGGCGCGGGCGAAACCCAGGCCTGCGGTAGCGGTGCCTGTGGCGCGGTGGCGGTGGGGATTCAGCAGGGGCTGCTGGCGGCGGATGTCAAAGTGCAGCTGCCGGGCGGCGAACTTGAGATTCACTGGGACGGTCCCGGTCACCCGCTGTTTATGACCGGCCCGGCTACGCATGTTTATGATGGATTTATGCATCTATGA
- the uvrD gene encoding DNA helicase II has protein sequence MDVSDLLDSLNDKQRDAVAAARSNMLVLAGAGSGKTRVLVHRIAWLLTVENCSPYSIMAVTFTNKAAAEMRHRIDQLLGTSQGGMWIGTFHGLAHRLLRAHHLDAGLPQDFQILDSEDQLRLLKRLVKALNLDEKQWPPRQAMWYINGKKDEGLRPQHIDSYGNPVEQTWLRIYQAYQEACDRAGLVDFAELLLRAHELWLNKPHILQHYRDRFNNILVDEFQDTNRIQYAWIRLLAGDSAKVMIVGDDDQSIYGWRGAQVENIQHFLRDFSDVTTIRLEQNYRSTANILNAANALIAHNGDRLGKNLWTDGIEGEPISLYCAFNELDEARFVVSRIKVWQEAGGALSECAILYRSNAQSRVLEEALLQQSLPYRIYGGMRFFERQEIKDALSYLRLMSNRNDDAAFERVVNTPTRGIGDRTLDVVRQTARDRQLTLWQATRALLQEKVLAGRAAAALQRFLELVDALASDTADLPLHVQTDRVIRDSGLWSMYEQEKGEKGQARVENLEELVTATRQFSYQDEDQDLLPLQAFLSHAALEAGEGQADAYQDAAQLMTLHSAKGLEFPQVFVVGMEEGMFPSQMSLDEGGRLEEERRLAYVGVTRAMQKLTLTYAESRRLYGKETYHRPSRFIGELPPECVEEVRLRASVSRPVNHQRLGTPISQSDTGYKLGQRVRHAKFGEGTIVNVEGSGEHCRIQVAFAGQGIKWLVAAYARLDTV, from the coding sequence ATGGACGTATCTGACCTGCTCGACAGTCTGAATGATAAACAGCGTGACGCCGTGGCGGCGGCGCGCAGCAACATGCTGGTACTGGCTGGCGCAGGCAGTGGCAAAACCCGCGTGCTGGTGCATCGCATCGCCTGGTTGCTGACGGTGGAGAACTGCTCGCCCTATTCGATCATGGCGGTGACCTTCACCAACAAGGCGGCGGCGGAAATGCGCCACCGCATCGATCAACTGCTCGGCACCAGTCAGGGCGGGATGTGGATCGGTACGTTTCACGGGTTGGCGCATCGTCTGCTGCGCGCGCACCATCTGGATGCCGGCCTGCCGCAGGATTTCCAGATTCTGGACAGCGAAGATCAGTTGCGGTTGCTCAAACGTCTGGTCAAGGCGCTGAATCTGGATGAGAAGCAGTGGCCGCCCCGTCAGGCGATGTGGTACATCAACGGCAAGAAAGACGAAGGGCTTCGGCCACAGCACATCGACAGCTATGGCAACCCGGTGGAGCAGACCTGGCTGCGCATCTATCAGGCTTATCAGGAAGCGTGCGATCGCGCCGGGCTGGTGGATTTCGCCGAACTGCTGCTGCGCGCCCACGAACTGTGGCTCAACAAACCGCATATCCTGCAGCATTACCGCGACCGTTTTAACAATATTCTAGTGGACGAATTCCAGGATACCAACCGCATCCAGTACGCCTGGATTCGCCTGCTGGCCGGCGACAGCGCCAAAGTGATGATCGTGGGCGACGATGACCAGTCGATCTACGGCTGGCGCGGCGCACAGGTGGAGAATATCCAGCACTTCCTGCGGGATTTCAGCGACGTAACCACCATCCGTCTGGAGCAGAATTACCGTTCCACCGCCAATATCCTCAATGCCGCCAACGCGCTGATTGCCCACAACGGTGACCGACTGGGCAAAAACCTGTGGACCGATGGCATTGAGGGCGAACCGATTTCGTTGTATTGCGCCTTTAACGAACTGGACGAGGCGCGGTTTGTGGTCAGCCGCATCAAGGTGTGGCAGGAAGCGGGCGGAGCGCTCAGCGAATGCGCCATTCTTTATCGCAGCAACGCCCAGTCGCGCGTGCTGGAAGAGGCGTTGTTGCAGCAAAGTCTGCCGTACCGGATTTATGGCGGTATGCGCTTCTTCGAACGGCAGGAAATCAAGGACGCGCTGTCTTATCTGCGCCTGATGTCCAACCGCAACGATGACGCTGCCTTTGAGCGTGTGGTCAACACGCCGACGCGCGGCATCGGCGATCGCACGCTGGACGTGGTGCGCCAGACGGCGCGCGACCGCCAGTTGACGCTGTGGCAGGCCACGCGCGCGCTGTTGCAGGAAAAAGTGCTGGCCGGGCGCGCCGCCGCCGCGCTGCAACGTTTTCTGGAACTGGTGGATGCGCTCGCCAGCGATACCGCCGATTTACCGTTGCATGTGCAGACCGACCGGGTGATTCGCGATTCCGGGTTGTGGAGCATGTACGAGCAGGAAAAAGGCGAGAAGGGGCAGGCGCGAGTGGAAAACCTGGAGGAACTGGTGACCGCGACCCGCCAGTTCAGTTATCAGGACGAAGATCAGGACTTGCTGCCGCTGCAAGCGTTTTTGTCTCATGCCGCGCTGGAAGCCGGCGAAGGGCAGGCGGACGCCTATCAGGACGCGGCGCAGCTGATGACGCTGCATTCCGCCAAAGGTCTGGAGTTTCCACAGGTATTTGTCGTCGGCATGGAAGAAGGGATGTTCCCCAGCCAGATGTCGCTGGATGAAGGCGGCCGTCTGGAAGAAGAACGCCGTCTGGCCTACGTTGGCGTGACGCGCGCCATGCAGAAACTGACGCTAACCTACGCTGAAAGCCGCCGTCTGTACGGCAAGGAAACCTATCACCGCCCGTCGCGTTTTATCGGCGAGCTGCCGCCGGAGTGTGTGGAAGAGGTGCGGCTGCGCGCCAGCGTCTCGCGGCCGGTCAATCATCAACGGCTGGGTACGCCAATCAGCCAGAGCGATACCGGTTATAAGCTGGGGCAACGGGTACGCCACGCCAAATTCGGCGAAGGCACCATTGTTAATGTGGAAGGCAGCGGCGAGCATTGCCGAATCCAGGTGGCATTTGCCGGTCAGGGCATCAAATGGCTGGTGGCCGCTTATGCCCGTCTGGATACGGTATAG
- the cyaY gene encoding iron donor protein CyaY, with amino-acid sequence MNDSEFHQLADTLMLKVEETLDQFDGDADIDYETNGGVMTLSFENGSKIVINRQEPMHQVWLATKGGGYHFNYQHGRWICDRSGSDFMALLAQACSDQSGEEIHFE; translated from the coding sequence ATGAACGATAGCGAGTTTCATCAATTGGCCGACACGCTGATGCTGAAAGTGGAGGAAACGCTGGATCAATTTGATGGCGATGCGGATATCGATTACGAAACTAATGGCGGCGTAATGACGCTGAGTTTTGAGAACGGCAGCAAGATCGTGATTAACCGGCAGGAACCGATGCATCAGGTGTGGCTGGCGACCAAAGGCGGCGGCTACCACTTCAACTATCAGCATGGCCGCTGGATTTGCGACCGCAGCGGCAGCGATTTCATGGCGCTGCTGGCGCAAGCCTGCTCGGACCAGAGCGGCGAAGAGATTCATTTCGAATAA
- the lptM gene encoding LPS translocon maturation chaperone LptM, whose amino-acid sequence MKTLFRQGALALLVLSLVGCGLKGPLYFPPEQPAPAKKTQQQNTQAPQASSARQ is encoded by the coding sequence ATGAAAACTCTTTTTCGTCAGGGCGCGCTGGCATTGCTGGTGTTGTCACTGGTTGGTTGTGGTTTGAAAGGCCCGCTTTATTTTCCGCCAGAGCAACCGGCTCCGGCTAAAAAAACGCAGCAGCAAAACACCCAGGCTCCGCAAGCATCGTCCGCCCGGCAGTAG